The Coffea arabica cultivar ET-39 chromosome 2c, Coffea Arabica ET-39 HiFi, whole genome shotgun sequence genome includes the window ACAGGTCGGAGAAATAGCTGAGGCCGGATAGGCCAGAGAAGCTGTCGAGGTCGAACAGGCCAGGGAAGCAGCTGAGACCGAACAGGCTCAAGAAGCTGCCGAGGTCAGAGAGGCCAAAGAGGTAGCTAAGGTAGGActggccggagaggctgccaaGGTCACGCATTCTGGGGGAGCAGTCAAGGCCGAACTGGCCAGAGAGGCTGCCCAGACCAGAAAGACTATAGAGGCTGCAGGACGAACAGATCCGGTCTGGACGCTGTACGTAGACGACGCATCAAGTAAGGAAGGATATGGAGCAGGTCTCCTCCTAATCAGCCCTATTGGGGAAGAGCTGGCCTACGCCCTTAGGTTCAATTTTAGAGCCTCTAATAATGAATCTGAGTATGAGGCTCTGATTGCGGGGATGGACATGGCTCGAAAATTAGGGGCTGAATCAATAAAAGTCTACAGTGATTCACAGCTGATAGTGAACCAAGTATGGGGAAGCTACGAGGTCAAAGAAGAGCCTCTGAGGAAGTACGTCGCCAAGACGCATGAGCTGAGGGACCAGTTCGAGTAGTTCATCCTCGAACAGATCCCACGGAGCCAAAATAAGAGAGCTGATGCCTTATCCAAGCTGGCCTCTACCTTGTTTAGCACCCTAAATCGAGAGATATTAGTGGAGGTCGTTAAAAGTCAGGCGTATGAACAGTTAGACGCCACAGTCATTCAGGTGGTAAGCTCTTGGATGGACCCCATTGTCCTGTACCTAGCTCAGGGAGAGCTCCCCCGAGCAGGACAGAGGCCCGAAAAAtccttctcaagtcacagaagTACGTGCTTACGGAAGGAGTACTATATAGGAAGTCCTACTTGCAGTCATGACTGAGGTGCGTAACACCGGAGGAAGGGAGCTATGTCTTGCGCGAGCTGTATGAGGGCATCTGTGGCAATCACGTCGGACCAAGGGTACTGGCCAAGAGGGAATGTTATCTGGATACTATTGGCCCGTCTTCcgggacttggccgaacttgtggCAAGATGTAAGTCTTCCCAATTGCACGCTCCAATTGACCATGCCCCAACTCAGGAGATAATTCCTCTCCATAACCTGTGACCGTTCTTCCAATGGGGAATTGACCTGCTAGACCCATTCACCCGAGCTCCAGGAGGTTATGAGCATCTGGTAGTGGCGATTGACTACTTTATCACTTTATCAAATGGATAGAGGCCGAGCCACTCGGCACGATCAATAGCAGGTCGATCCAGAAGTTCCTCTGGAAAAGCATAGTCTGCCGATTTGGCATACCCTGGGTCCTAGTCTCGGATAATGGCCATCCGTTCGCGGACAGTTCCCTCCAGGAATGGTGCTCTGAGCTCGGCATCCAGCAGCACTTCACCTCCGTGGGGCACCCACAAGCTAATGGACAGGTCGAGAATGCCAACAGAACCATCCTGCACGGCTTGAAGACACGAATAGAGCCTGCCCATATAGGGTGGCTAGATGAGCTGTCTACCATACTGTGGGCTTACCGAACTACACCTCAAACGGCCACCCAAGAAACCCCGTTTGTCTTGACATATGGGGTTGAAGCAGTAATCCCAGCAAAAATTGGAGTACCCTCAGGTAGGGTGCAGCATTTTGTGGCCCAGAACAACGAGGAGGAGATGCGGCTCAATCTAGACCTGCTCGAGCACCGTAGGGAAGAAGCGTGCATAAGAATGGCTAAGTGCAAGGGTCAGGTCGTACGGTATTACAACGTTAGGGTCAGGCACCTCTCCTTCAAACCAAGGGATCTGGTATTGCGCAGAAACTCCGTGAGCCGAGTTGGGGGCACGAGCAAGCTGGACCCAAATTAGGAGGGTCCCTACGTGGTGAAAGAAGCTGATCGGGGTGGGGTACTGTAAGCTAACTCATTCCAATGGGGATGAAGTCCCGCGCACTTGGCACAATTTGAATTTAAGACTCTTTCGTTAGAGATCTGCCCGAGCTGAAAAGGGGAGAGCTAGGAAGTTTTTTACGTGATAACAGCTGAGGAGGTCAGCTCGGCAATTTGTTAGATCGATACTTGGGCTTGTGAGAATGTATTCAAGATTCTATGAAGAAATAAAGAATTTTTGGCTAAGTATTGAACAAGAAAATTGTCTATTCAATTCAAAAAGATATACAAGAGGGGGGCTATACAAAAACGAGTTGGCCAGCTCGGTTCCTACCCTGTTCTAATTCTTATCTATTCCTGCGCTACGCCCTTTCTAATTTTCCCCTGCTGCTCTTGCTCAGGCTCGGGGGAGGTTGCAGGCAGAGAGGGGTCCGTGACCAGCGCGGCCAGGTCGCGTCCATGCGTATAGCCCTCCACGAGCCTATCAATTTGATGAACTGCTTGGGGGTTGTTGTCAGGCCATCTGCTCAGGTCAAACCCAGGCAAGTTCAGAGATTGCACATCGTGCATGGCCTGGGTGTACCCAACCTGCAGGATCGGCCCGTTAAGAATGGTCAGGTCCTTCATGAAATCCTCAGACTTCTTGAAGTCCCTGATGCCCAGCTGGCGGCCCTCTTCGCAAGCTGCTTCAATCTGACCAGGTAGCTCAGCGGATTTCTTCTGTTCTGCTTCCAGCTGCGTGGTCAGCTCAGCCGATTTCTTCTTTTCCAGCTCGCAAGAGGCCTGAGACTCGGCGAGCTGCTTCTTCAAAGACTCCAGCTCTGCCTCGGCGGCCTCCAGCTGGTTGGACAACCTGTCCTTGGCAGCGTCGGCCTGGGAAAGATTCTCCCCTATGTTCTCGTACTGTTGCGCCAGTTCGGCACCAGCGACTTTGAGCTGCAGATCAAACACAGAATAAGAAACCAACGAGTTAAAGAAATTTCACTGAGGCACAGCTAGTTGAGTTACCTGAGCTGCACTCAGGTAATAGTGCTCCAGCAGCTCAGAGTTGGACGCGagttggatgaagtggtgatcACGTGGGAGCACCGTGCCCCTGATAAGCTCTCGAGCTGCTTTTGGGAACTGAGCTCAGTCATTCACCGACAGTCCCCACTTTGGGCAGAAGTGCAGGGGTTGTGGGTGTGAGCCCAGTTCAGTAGGGGGCTTCAGAGGAATCACGTTCCTCATACGCCACATAGCTGGTGGCGACTCTGACGAGGCCTGCTGCTCAACAGTGTTCACCCCATAGTGAGTGGTGAAGGCAGCTGGTGGCCCTTCCTGGGGTGAGGGGAAATCACTTCGGTCTGGGCCTTCTTGGCCACcgtcttcttccttttcttcttagGCTCCTCCTCAAGTGATGACTGAGCTGCAATATGAGGATTGGGGCACTAGAGGAGGGGGAGGAGTCTTGCTGCTTGGAACGGTGGAGGGAGCTGGGGCAGGCGTACTCGTGCTGCCAGTTCTCCCAATATTCAGCAGCTGAGAGAATCTCTTCACTGTTGACAAAGGAAAAAGGTTAGTTCGGACAACATAGAAGAACTTGTAAAAAGAATGAGATCAAGAATTTACAAGCTGTTAGCTCCTCAGGGGTTAGAGGTCGGAGATCCGGTGCAGGGTCGTTCACCTCTGGCTGGATTAGCCCCGCCGACCAGAGTTGTGCATTATTAAATTCCTTCACCTTCAGCCGAGTTGGTGAACTGACCAGGCGGTCCAGCTCAGCCGCGGGCAGGGGCGAAGGAATGGGGTCAGACACTTGGATCTCCTCCCTCCAAGTCAAGGAGGAAACCCTGTGTTCTTCACAAAAAAGAACTAGGCTTTCCAGCCCTTGATAGAAGAAGGCATATGTGAGAACAGCTCACGGGTAGGGAGCTGCCCCCCGCTCCTGCGAGCAAAGTAGAACCAATCGTGGACCGGGCCGCTCACtttcatttgaaaaaatgaCCTGAACAGGTCCAAAGAATAAGGGATCTCAAGGATGCGACACAAAATAAAGAAGCCGAGGATTGACCGAATGGCATTGGGGACGAGTTGGGTAATCCGAATTCCCCAGAAGGTCAGGATTTGGTAAAGAAACTGAGGGATGGGAAGACGGAGACCAGCCACGAGCTGATCTCTATAAATAGCCACGAACTCAGGAGGAGGTCGGCAAGCGTACTCCCCTGGCCAGGCAGCCCTAGCCTCAAACTGGGGAGGAATGTCATATCTCCCCACTAGTTCATCTACATCCCCCTGGTCCAGAAGGGGGGGAATGATCTCAACTTCCCCGAAATCGATATCTGGCCCCCTGGAGGGTCCTGCCCGGGCGCGAGCTGGAACTGCCTCCAGAGGAATCTCTGGGGCAGCAGctcctgtagacaccaaatttttggtttcaaatttgatttttattcttaattaattttggatttatttgtttcgattttagatttattttggTTGATTCCTATTTCGTGTCTCTTACtctattttaattagtttacaagcatttattttatctattaatttgaaaaatgatgaaaaagaggaaaataatgaaaagaaaaataaaaaattgccatttttgttgtttattatttctagtttatttatttttatctgatgttaattaaattgttgatttttacttaatttttattatcatttttgttaaattactttaaaaaaaaaagaagcaaactGCGGCATGCAtgcagcttgcaaggacagCCACAGATACCATCGGATGGCTGGATTTTCCAGATGAGAAGgcctttcatcctcaccattggggtgagggtttaggaatCTTGGGTTCCATATaaaaagagcaaaaagaaaaggcagccgCAAGGAGGTCGGACAGGGGAGAAAATCTGGAACGTCTAGGAGAGAAAAACCGAGAGTTGACGGCTGGAAGAAAGGGGAGAGTTACAAGAGAGCTGGGGAAAAGGGGTcgagagaggaagaaaaggctacgggaagagtttttctttctttctttttgacaaaaaaagatcggtgaaaggaaaagagagaagatagCATCAGGGTAGAGAGTCTTTGAGAAAAAGGTTGTGTCTGGAAATCTCTAGGGGGGGAGGTCTGatagaaaaggagagaaatttcaggaagaaagaagagaaaaggctAGGAAAAGCTGTAAGCTTGATAGAGAAAACGAAAGGAAGATTGCTGGGAAAGGCTGCAGACTGCTGAAGAAAGCAAAACAAGAAGGGTTTTCAACCGTAAGAACAAAAAGGGATTTGGGATTGGAAGAAGACAACCGCATCATCATCGCTTTTCCGTTGAGTGTTTGCCGAATCGTTCAAGCTCTTTCTCCATTTCAGGTATCGATTTCTTCTTTTAAAGGTGAAAGCTCTTTTCTTTAGTTATTTGTTTGCATTTCTGTGTCCTTGTTGATTCTGGTCTGGCTTCAATATGACTAAGGTTTCTTGTTTTGGGTTTGTTAAAATCTGGAGTTTGGGTAAGGAGTTGATATCTTACATATTGGTGTTTTTGGCCGAGAGAAAAAT containing:
- the LOC140035717 gene encoding uncharacterized protein, with amino-acid sequence MDPIVLYLAQGELPRAGQRPEKSFSSHRISDNGHPFADSSLQEWCSELGIQQHFTSVGHPQANGQVENANRTILHGLKTRIEPAHIGWLDELSTILWAYRTTPQTATQETPFVLTYGVEAVIPAKIGVPSGRVQHFVAQNNEEEMRLNLDLLEHRREEACIRMAKCKGQVVRYYNVRVRHLSFKPRDLVLRRNSVSRVGGTSKLDPN